The Trichoderma breve strain T069 chromosome 2, whole genome shotgun sequence DNA segment ACCTTGTCAAAAGCTCCCTCGGCTTGGATCCAAAGTTCAAAGTCGAAGGTGGCTCAGAAGCCGAGAACCTTCATGCTGCAGAACATTCAAGCACGCACAAGGATGGTGGTATGACACTAGGTGAACCAGGCTTGTCCATATCGTGGCTAACGCATCTCATCGCAGACTGCTTATGAATTCGCCCAAATCCTTCCAACAACCCGTCAGTTACCTGGCGGAGGCGGCCTGCTGGTCCTAGGTAGCGCCAATGTTGGCGAAGGTAGGCATAATAGCCATAACCGCTATAATGAGGTTGTGACTGACTGTGAATTAGCGCTCAGAGGTTACATGACAAAATACGATTGCTCTTCGGCAGATATTAACCCGATTGGCTCTATCGACAAAGCAGCTCTCAAGGGCTTCATTGCATGGGCCCAGGTTAAATTCGACATGCCATGTCTTAAGGATTTCCTATCTGCCATCCCTGCAGCGGGATTAGAGCCCGTGACGGAGGAATATACGCAGTCAGATGAGGCAGATATGGGAATTACCTATGCTGAATTAACTGCCTTTGGTATGGGCCCTGCAGTTTTTCCGCCTTGTGAATACTTTCTAATCCGAACAGGGCGCCTTCGtaaggagaggaagatgggACCCTTATCAATGTGGCAACATCTCGTTCACGTCTGGGGAAAAGATCGCGACAAGGGACCGGACGATCAGAATCCCTCCCTCGAACCGGCAGAAATCGCGGAGAAAGTGAAATTCTTTTTTGTGAAATAGTACGTCATTCCTTGAGCTGCCAGTCGACGACAGGGAGAGTGGCGTTCAGCAGGCCATCTTCTGTAGACTACAGATAACTGACTGGGGAACAGCGCAATCACACGTCACAAGGCCACCACCCTCACACCGGCTTGTAAGTGCACATGAGCTCCATGGTGAACCGCATGGAGTTCTGGACGCGTTTACTACTTTTATGCTTTTCCGAATGCAGGCCTATGAACTTTTTTAACTGTACTaactctttctttcttctcttcaaaaATAGTACACTGGTACGACTTCGACTTCTCTCCCACTCATCTTGGTAAAGGCTAATCCAGTCCAGCAATGATTATTCGCCTGATGACAATCGTTTCGGTAAGCAGTACCGCTGTCCAATTGGGATTCTAATGGCCCAAAGCTAACCGGTTCTAGATCTGAGGCCATTTCTCTGTTAGTTAATGTAGGTTACTTCTATGCAGACATATGGCTGATACGAGTTCTTAGATCCCCCTTTCTGGCAGAGCTGGAGTTTCAAGAGGATAGACAGGGAGCTTGCGCGCATAGAGCAAGCACGAAAGAAGAGCTGATTGACACTATTACGAGCAGGATAGCGAGGTGTTCAGTCGCGAATCTTAAAACAGATGGTTTGTAGAAGGGGCTCCATATTGGAGGTTTGCTGGAGCTCTCGACGAAAATCACTTTAATACAGCTGTGCAAAATCGCCCGAGAGTGGACGTTGATCTTTTTACGAATGAGATTATCTATAAGTAGACCTCGAAACGCCAAGTTAAGTCATACACTTGGGCCTAGATTCACTGCCTTTACGAAACATAGATAGATATATGCATGGTTTAATTGACAAATACGTAGTTACAAAACTTGACACACCTTTTATTGCGCCTTTTCGACGGCAAAAGGATTGGCAGTGAAGATTCCATTGGGATCAGCCTTCTTCCGAATCTGCCGCAGTTTGTCGTAGGTTGCGGAGTCGTAATAATGCTGCCAGACATTTTTCATAACCCAGTCACCATAAGAACCCCAAAGAACGCGGCGATCATCTTTACTGAAGTGAGTAACTGCCCCCTTGTCGTTTTCATCTTGCCATTTCTTAGCCCCCTCGTAATTGTTTTGATGAAAGACATCCCAAGTTCCGCTAAGAGTGGCATCTCTCCAGCCATAAGCAGTACCGTTGTTTGCGTTGTTCCTGAACATGGAGTCTTTTCCGCCATAGACTTGCAATTGAGACGAGACCCACAGACCGTTGCCCTTGACAGAGAGAATCTCGTCGATACGCCCAGAGAACCAGTCGGACCAACCTGTCTTGGAGAGAGTGGTCGAGTTGGTCGTGTTGGTGCGTTTAATGTAAGGGTAGGGAAACTCTCGTCGGCTTCTGAAGAGCCACATGGATGTAATGTAGGACATGGGGGTACCCTCAGGGGTCTCTTTGTAGAATTTGAAAAGATCGTGCGTGGCGTGCTTGATGCGGTTGAAGAGATCTGGGGAGAATTTATCGGTCCCCAAATTGACCCATTGGGCGTATACAACAATGACGGCATATTTGAACTTGAATACATTGGCTATATTGTTCTTGCCATCGTGGATGTTATCTGGCAATGTCTCTTTGAGTTCGTCTTCTGAGCCGGGGAAAAGGTCCAGAAGATTTGACTCTCTACTGACGACATTGACGGTGAAGTCGTAGCTGCGCGGGAAGTTTGGGTCTTCTGCTTTCTCCACCAAGAGATCGAGGAGCTCCTTCAAGGTGTCTTGACGGTAGTGGAACGCCATCCAGAGTCCCTTGGAGCCTTGGTACTTTTTGTCATCTTGGACTTCGACTTTGAAATGCGTCAAGACTCCGATGTTGCCGGGGCTGCCGCCGAGAAGACCAAAGAACAAGTCAGGCTGCGTCTCTTTGGTCACCGTGACCACTTCGCCGTTGTGGTCCACGATTTCGAGCTCACGGATATAGTCTCCAA contains these protein-coding regions:
- a CDS encoding FAD binding domain-containing protein, with amino-acid sequence MNPDPTFQGSQLRPGTAAYDQANDIYATSTYGKERNMNPGEILQPTCVEDIQGVVRYANKVGKPIAIRTGGHQYSGASSTGPNGMQLDLELTFRDPKKDLVLIRDTENDKVYIKASVSWALAEVYDFLLANGVFMPTGQCATVHLGGHVQTGGYGMLARSFGLLGDYIRELEIVDHNGEVVTVTKETQPDLFFGLLGGSPGNIGVLTHFKVEVQDDKKYQGSKGLWMAFHYRQDTLKELLDLLVEKAEDPNFPRSYDFTVNVVSRESNLLDLFPGSEDELKETLPDNIHDGKNNIANVFKFKYAVIVVYAQWVNLGTDKFSPDLFNRIKHATHDLFKFYKETPEGTPMSYITSMWLFRSRREFPYPYIKRTNTTNSTTLSKTGWSDWFSGRIDEILSVKGNGLWVSSQLQVYGGKDSMFRNNANNGTAYGWRDATLSGTWDVFHQNNYEGAKKWQDENDKGAVTHFSKDDRRVLWGSYGDWVMKNVWQHYYDSATYDKLRQIRKKADPNGIFTANPFAVEKAQ